The following are encoded together in the Paludisphaera mucosa genome:
- a CDS encoding response regulator, with protein MPRTVLIVDDERDTNDVLASFVRSRGFEPIQLYAGAQVKAAIAEHRPALILLDVMLPDFDGFAICDALKRDRETNLIPIVMVTALHEDHHRVAGVRVGANGYLAKPFSPDQLFRAMDEALAWNEEHRKRGTSGEINFDIRSELTYLQQANDMLADMFAHTPLTDRQIKDLKQAVMEMGGNAIEWGHRKNADLVLRITYRIDAEAITLIIQDQGPGFNPGRIPHAASDEDPIGHIDLRNELGIREGGFGIMLARGLVDDFHYNTRGNEVTLIKRLNPAAGPASTSS; from the coding sequence ATGCCGCGCACGGTTCTGATCGTCGACGATGAGCGCGACACCAACGACGTCTTGGCGAGTTTCGTCCGGTCTCGCGGCTTCGAACCGATCCAGCTCTACGCGGGCGCGCAGGTCAAGGCGGCGATCGCCGAGCACCGGCCCGCGCTGATCCTGCTGGACGTGATGCTGCCGGACTTCGACGGCTTCGCCATCTGCGACGCGCTCAAGCGGGACCGCGAGACGAACCTGATCCCGATCGTCATGGTCACCGCGCTGCACGAGGACCATCATCGGGTCGCCGGCGTCCGGGTCGGGGCCAACGGCTACCTGGCCAAGCCGTTCTCGCCCGACCAGCTCTTCCGGGCCATGGACGAGGCGCTGGCATGGAACGAGGAGCACCGCAAGCGGGGGACCTCGGGCGAGATCAACTTCGACATCCGCAGCGAGCTGACCTACCTGCAGCAGGCCAACGACATGCTGGCCGACATGTTCGCCCACACCCCCCTGACCGACCGCCAGATCAAGGACCTGAAGCAGGCCGTGATGGAGATGGGGGGCAACGCGATCGAGTGGGGCCACCGCAAGAACGCCGACCTGGTGCTGCGGATCACCTATCGTATCGACGCCGAGGCCATCACCCTGATCATCCAGGACCAGGGGCCGGGCTTCAATCCGGGCCGCATCCCGCACGCCGCCTCCGACGAGGATCCCATCGGCCACATCGACCTCCGAAACGAGCTGGGGATCCGCGAGGGGGGCTTCGGGATCATGCTCGCCCGCGGCTTGGTCGACGACT